In Desulfuromonas thiophila, the DNA window GCGGGTTGAGGTTGGCGGAAAAATCCACCAGCGTGTCCGTGCCGCTGCGTTGCAACAGTTGGCTGAGGTTGCCGCCGTGCTGGTGGCGGGGAGGCTGGTTCAACGTCATGACAACCCTCCATGGGGCAGCACCAGCACCGCCGCAATCAGCGTGACCAGTTCGGCCAACTCGCAGGTCGCGCCAAGGGTGTCGCCGGTGAAACCGCCAATCTTGCCGCGGCAGTAACGGCCGAACAGCAGCGTGGCCAGCAGAACCAGGGCGGCGATGATCAAACCGCGTCCCTGCAGCACCATCAGGGCGGTTACCAGCAACAGCGAAACGGCCAGCCAGGCGTGACGCGGCTCGGCTTGCTGATGGGACAGGGTGGCCAGTCCGCCGGGGCGGGCGTAAGGCAGACTGACCAGCGGCAATACCAGGGCGACGCGTCCGGCCAGAGGCGTGAGCAGAATCACCGGCCAGCGGGCGTCGCTGGGCAGCGAGGCGAGGGCGGCGAATTTGATTAGCAGCAATCCGGTCAGCGTTAGAGCGCCCATGGCGCCGACGCGGCTGTCTTTCATGATGGTGAGCATGGTGTCGCGGTCGCGCGAACTCATAAAGGCGTCGGCACTGTCGGCGACGCCGTCGATATGCAGCCCGCCGCTAATGGCGATCAATGCCACTACCAGCAATGCGCTGGGCAGCAGGGTCCCCGGCATCGTGGCGCACAACAGGTGATCGAGCAGCGCCATGACCGCACCGATGAGCAGGCCAACGACGGCGTACCAGTCGAGGCTGCGCGACAGCGCGGTTTCATCGCCGCACCAGCTGTGCGGCACACGCACGATGGTGAGAAAACTGAGGGCCGAAAAAAAGGATTGCAGCATGTTGTGGTTTCCTGGTCGGGAGTCGATTTTGCGCTACTTTTGTCGACGCAAAAGTAGCCCGACGTGCGGGCGCGGAAGCCCGCGTCATGTGCGTACCAACATTGCGAACGGATAATGTCCCCAAGAGTGATCTGTACCGTTTATGACCCACGAAAAAGCAAGATCAAGGTCAAGGTCGCCGGGACTCGCCCCGGCAGGCGACATCCTTTTGACTGGCCGCTCAAAAGGATGCAAAAACCGGCTGAACTTCTCCTGGACCTTGATTCACCTACACTGTGTCTGTTTCCGTGATGCTTTATCGATTCGGCTCGCCGCCCTTTAGGTCGGCGAATCGTGCGCCTTGTCAGCCTTGGCGTAAAACGTTGATGCCATGTTTCCGTCGCTTTCTATTTTTCCCGTGGCACCTGTATAAACGGGTGGCCGGTGCCTGCCCTGCGACAGAGGGTTCCTTAGCCGTCCAGTACTTCCGTTCAGCAGGCGGAAAACCTAACGTTCGCCAGCGCAATTCGTTTCACTGAGCAACGCTCTCCGTGTTTGCCGACTCAGGCGTATTCGCCTGAGACACCGCCGCCTCTTCAAAGGTGGCGATCTCCGTCAGCACGGCCACCGCCGCTTCCACCAGATGCATGGCCAAAGCCGCGCCGGTGCCTTCGCCGAGGCGCAGGCGCAGATCGAGTAGCGGGGCCTTGCCGAGATGATTCAGGGCGATGCGGTGGCCCGGTTCGACGCTGCAGTGGCCGGCGATCATATAATCGCGGCTGGCCGGAACCAGGCTGGCAGCGATGAGGGCACCGGCGGTGGAGATGATGCCGTCGATCACCACCGGCTTGCGCTGGGCCGCCGCGCCGAGGATCAGCCCGGCAATGGCGCCGATCTCAAAGCCGCCCACCTTGCTCAGCACGTCGAGGCCGTCGGCGGCATCGGGCCGGTTAAGGGCCAGAGCGCGGTCGAGTACGGCAATCTTGTTGTTGAGCGCCGCATCGTCGAGGCCGGTGCCGCGGCCAGTGACGGTGGCGATGTCGCAGCCGCACAGGCAGGCGATGATGGCGCTGGACGGGCTGGTGTTGCCGATGCCCATATCGCCGGTGGCGTAGAGATCTGTGGTGTCAGCGAGATGATTGGCGACCTCAATACCCACTTCGAGACACTGAATCGCCTGGGCGCGGCTCATGGCCGGTCCCCGTGACAAATCCGCGGTACCTGCGGCTACCTTGCGGTTCCACAGCGCGTCGTGGTGGTAGAGTTCCGTCAAATCTCCGGCCACCCCGGCATCGACCACGGTGAGGCTGGCACCGACCTGGCGTGCCAGGGCGTTGATGCTGGCTTTACCGTTGAGGAAGTTGCGCACCATCTCGACGGTGACGGCCTGGGGAAACCTGCTGACTCCGGCGGCGACAATGCCGTGGTCGCCGGCCATGACGGCAATGGCTTTGCGTTTCACCGACGGCGCCATGGAGCGGGTCATGGCGGCCAGCTCTTCGGCCGTATCCATCAACTGACCCAGAGCCCAGTGCGGGATGGCCAACTGGTCGAGGCGGGCGCGGGCCTGCTGGCGCATGACTGTATCGGCCGGGGTGATGGCGTTGAGAGTCTGGGACAGTAACGTGTTCGAATGCATAAATGTCTTCCTCTATTTCAGGGACAATGGCAGGCCGGAAACCAGGAAGACGGCTTCGTCGGCGTGGGCGGCCAGGGTTTGGTTGCAGCGGCCGATCAGGTCGCGGTAATGGCGCGACAGGGCATCCGCCGGCACAATGCCCATGCCCAGCTCGTTGGAGACGAAGATCACCGTGCGCTGGCCCTGGCGGGCGGCGTCAATCATTTGGAGGGTGAGGCGGTGAATGGCGTCTTCGTCGAGCGTTTGCTGCTCCGTTTCCGCGACATAGAGCAGGTTATTGATCCACAGGGTGACGCAATCGATCAGCACGACGGCACTGTCACGGCTGGCGTCCAGCGCCGCAACCAGATCCACCGGCTCCTCAATCGTCTGCCAACCTTGATCGGCGCGGCGCTGTTGGTGGCGGTCGATGCGCACCGCCATCTCGTCATCAATCACCGGGCAGGTGGCGATGTAACGGCGTGGTCCGGTCAGGGCCAGGGCGCGCTGCTCAGCGTAACGGCTCTTGCCGCTGCGGGCGCCGCCGCTGATGTAGAGGAGATGGTTGGTCAAGGGCTTAGACGCCATGGTTATACAGTCCGGTCAAGACGGCATGACATCCATCCAAATACAGCGTGGCATAGCCACCCCGTTCAATGGTGAATTTCAGATGGTCTTTTAATGACCAGCCGAGTAACTGGCAAATCAGTCCGCGCAACACGCCGCCATGGCTGACGATGACCAGGTGGCCGGCCTGTTCGGCCAAGATGCTTTCCACAACGGCATCGAGACGGTGGCGGAACTGCTTCAGCGATTCCCCGGCGGGGAAACAGAAATCGTCGGTAAAGGCGGCCCATTGATTGACGCGCTGCGGGTCGTTGTGGAGAATCTGGGCGAAATCCAACCCTTCCCAGTCGCCGAAATTGATCTCTTGCAGGCGCTCGTCAATGGTGACCGGACGGAGCGACTGGCGGATCAGGGGCTCGGCGGTCTGGCGGGCGCGTTGGGCCGGGCTGCACCACAGGGCATCGATGGCGGGAAAGCCGGGCCGGCTGAGATGGCGGACCAGACGTTCGGCCTGCTGCCTGCCGTCGGCACTGAGCGGTACATCGCTGCGGCCGATATAATGACCGTCAAATTCCGTGGCGATGGCGGCATGGCGGATGAGGGTAATCTGTGTGGTCATGGACGGTGCCGTCATCGGTCAAAAAAAATCCCCGCAACCAGAAAAGGTTGCGGGGATTCCGTATTTAATCCGCAAGTCGGGTTCAGCCACCTCATTCCACGAAGGTGGGGCGAACAAATGAATCGGGCGTGTATCTGACTGACGTCGCGGTCAAGCGACGAACACAGTGGCGGGTCCGCGACGGATTTGCACCGTCTTCCACGAGTCCGATTATTTTTTTTATGGTGGGCCTGTTTGTTGGCCAGGACGGTAGAGAAAAAAAATGCGCTTGTCACCTCAATATGATTTAATTGTTTATGAATCGGCGCAGTTGGGCCAGCCGTCGGCATCGTGCGGGGCGAAACCCCTTGACAGCTTCGTATGCCTCGGCTAAAGAGAACCAAAAATATCCACTTTCAGTGGAACCCATATCGTGGATCATGGTGCCCGTAAGGGCTTGATAGGGAAGAGGGGTGCAATGCCCCCGCGGACCCGCCGCTGTGAGCACAGACGACAGGCTTAATGCCACTGGTCTTCTGACCGGGAAGGCGCCTGAAGGTTGAAGTGCGAGCCAGAAGACCTGCCTGATCTGAACACTCGGTATTTCCTCGTGGTAAGGGAAGAGTGAGACCCGTATCCGGATTTAGAATGCGATAAGTCCGCAGGATGCCTTGGCGCCTGCGGACTTTTTATGTTTTTGCGCTAACAGTCTTCCGAAACACGAATCCGACACATACAAGGAGTAGACGATGTCGAAGCCTGGGTATTCCGAACAAGTTGTTGCCCTGGGATTACCTAGCGTGGTTGTCAAGCGTGACGGTAGCCAGGTGCTGTTCGACAGTGAACGTATCTGTTTCGCCATTGCCCGTGCCGGTAAGGCCACGGGCGAATTTGATGACGCCGAAGCCGCTCTACTGACACAGCAGGCTCTCAAGGTGTTGCGCCACCGTTTCGCCGGTCAGCCTCCCAAGGTTGAACAGATTCAGGATGTGGTGGAACAGACGCTGATTTCAGCCAACCACTTCGCTACCCTACGGGCCTATGCGGTGTACCGCGAACAACACCAGAAACTGCGACAGGATCGGCAGACCTTGGTCGATGTGGCGTCGTCCATCAATGAGTATCTCGACCAATCGGACTGGCGAGTCAACGCGAATGCCAATCAGGGCTATTCCCTCGGCGGGCTGATCCTCAACATCTCCGGCAAGGTGACGGCCAACTACTGGCTCAACCATGTCTATGCCCCGGAGTTGGGAGAGGCCCATCGCGACGGCAGTCTGCATGTCCACGATCTCGATATGCTGTCCGGCTACTGCGCCGGTTGGTCGTTGCGCATGCTGCTGCAGGAGGGCTTCAACGGCGTACCCGGCAAGGTGGAAGCGGCACCGCCGCGCCATCTCTCCAGCGTTATCGGTCAGATCGTCAACTTCCTTGGCACCTTGCAGAATGAATGGGCGGGAGCGCAGGCGTTCAGTTCGTTCGACACCTACCTGGCGCCGTTCGTGCGCAAGGACAGGCTCAGCTACGACGAGATCAAACAGCAGATGCAGGAGCTGATCTTCAACCTCAACGTGCCGTCGCGCTGGGGCACGCAGACGCCGTTCACCAACCTTACCTTTGACTGGACCTGCCCGGAAGACCTGAAGAATCAGGTGCCGGTGATCGGCGGCGAGGAGATGCCGTTTACCTATGGCGAGTTGCAGGCGGAGATGGACCTGATCAACCGCGCCTACATCGAGGTGATGACGACCGGCGACGACAAGGGGCGGGTGTTCACGTTTCCCATCCCGACCTACAACATGACGCCGGATTTTCCCTGGGAAAGCGAAAATGCCGAGCGGTTGTTCAGCATGACCGCCAAGTACGGTTTGCCGTATTTCCAGAACTTTCTTAATTCGGAGCTGCAGCCGAACATGGTGCGCTCCATGTGTTGTCGCCTGCAGCTTGATCTGCGCGAACTGCTCAAGCGCGGTAATGGCCTGTTCGGCTCGGCCGAGCAGACTGGCTCCATTGGCGTGGTGACTATCAACTGTGCCCGGTTAGGCTATCAACACGCCGGTGACGAGATCGGCCTGTTTGCCCGCCTGGACAGACTTCTGGAACTGGCTCGCACCAGCCTGGAGGTTAAGCGCAAGACCATCCAGCGCCAGATGGACCAGGGACTGTTTCCCTACACCAAGCGCTATCTCGGTACCCTGCGCAACCACTTCTCTACCATCGGTGTCAATGGTATCAACGAGATGATCCGCAACTTTACCCATGATGGGGACGACATCACCAGCGAAAGCGGGCAGGCGTTTGCTCTCCGCTTCATGGACCATGTCCGTCAGCGCATGGTGGTGTTTCAGGAGCAGACCGGTCATCTGTATAACCTGGAGGCTACTCCGGCCGAAGGCACCACTTACCGTCTGGCCCGCGAGGACAAGAAACGTTTTCCGGCTATGCTTCAGG includes these proteins:
- the cobS gene encoding adenosylcobinamide-GDP ribazoletransferase, coding for MLQSFFSALSFLTIVRVPHSWCGDETALSRSLDWYAVVGLLIGAVMALLDHLLCATMPGTLLPSALLVVALIAISGGLHIDGVADSADAFMSSRDRDTMLTIMKDSRVGAMGALTLTGLLLIKFAALASLPSDARWPVILLTPLAGRVALVLPLVSLPYARPGGLATLSHQQAEPRHAWLAVSLLLVTALMVLQGRGLIIAALVLLATLLFGRYCRGKIGGFTGDTLGATCELAELVTLIAAVLVLPHGGLS
- the cobT gene encoding nicotinate-nucleotide--dimethylbenzimidazole phosphoribosyltransferase, which codes for MHSNTLLSQTLNAITPADTVMRQQARARLDQLAIPHWALGQLMDTAEELAAMTRSMAPSVKRKAIAVMAGDHGIVAAGVSRFPQAVTVEMVRNFLNGKASINALARQVGASLTVVDAGVAGDLTELYHHDALWNRKVAAGTADLSRGPAMSRAQAIQCLEVGIEVANHLADTTDLYATGDMGIGNTSPSSAIIACLCGCDIATVTGRGTGLDDAALNNKIAVLDRALALNRPDAADGLDVLSKVGGFEIGAIAGLILGAAAQRKPVVIDGIISTAGALIAASLVPASRDYMIAGHCSVEPGHRIALNHLGKAPLLDLRLRLGEGTGAALAMHLVEAAVAVLTEIATFEEAAVSQANTPESANTESVAQ
- the cobU gene encoding bifunctional adenosylcobinamide kinase/adenosylcobinamide-phosphate guanylyltransferase: MASKPLTNHLLYISGGARSGKSRYAEQRALALTGPRRYIATCPVIDDEMAVRIDRHQQRRADQGWQTIEEPVDLVAALDASRDSAVVLIDCVTLWINNLLYVAETEQQTLDEDAIHRLTLQMIDAARQGQRTVIFVSNELGMGIVPADALSRHYRDLIGRCNQTLAAHADEAVFLVSGLPLSLK
- the cobC gene encoding alpha-ribazole phosphatase, producing the protein MTTQITLIRHAAIATEFDGHYIGRSDVPLSADGRQQAERLVRHLSRPGFPAIDALWCSPAQRARQTAEPLIRQSLRPVTIDERLQEINFGDWEGLDFAQILHNDPQRVNQWAAFTDDFCFPAGESLKQFRHRLDAVVESILAEQAGHLVIVSHGGVLRGLICQLLGWSLKDHLKFTIERGGYATLYLDGCHAVLTGLYNHGV
- a CDS encoding ribonucleoside triphosphate reductase, giving the protein MSKPGYSEQVVALGLPSVVVKRDGSQVLFDSERICFAIARAGKATGEFDDAEAALLTQQALKVLRHRFAGQPPKVEQIQDVVEQTLISANHFATLRAYAVYREQHQKLRQDRQTLVDVASSINEYLDQSDWRVNANANQGYSLGGLILNISGKVTANYWLNHVYAPELGEAHRDGSLHVHDLDMLSGYCAGWSLRMLLQEGFNGVPGKVEAAPPRHLSSVIGQIVNFLGTLQNEWAGAQAFSSFDTYLAPFVRKDRLSYDEIKQQMQELIFNLNVPSRWGTQTPFTNLTFDWTCPEDLKNQVPVIGGEEMPFTYGELQAEMDLINRAYIEVMTTGDDKGRVFTFPIPTYNMTPDFPWESENAERLFSMTAKYGLPYFQNFLNSELQPNMVRSMCCRLQLDLRELLKRGNGLFGSAEQTGSIGVVTINCARLGYQHAGDEIGLFARLDRLLELARTSLEVKRKTIQRQMDQGLFPYTKRYLGTLRNHFSTIGVNGINEMIRNFTHDGDDITSESGQAFALRFMDHVRQRMVVFQEQTGHLYNLEATPAEGTTYRLAREDKKRFPAMLQAGTPDAPYYTNSSQLPVGFTDDPFEALELQEALQRKYTGGTVFHLYMGEPIGSPNTCRKLVRRVLENYRIPYLTITPTFSICPVHGYLPGEHPFCPQCDATLLRAGATISSTTNAKEKDHA